In Aegilops tauschii subsp. strangulata cultivar AL8/78 chromosome 3, Aet v6.0, whole genome shotgun sequence, one genomic interval encodes:
- the LOC109740755 gene encoding uncharacterized protein, producing MECSIELLDLCSTMQETFAEMMVIIQELQLALRKGDDAAAQAKIQSFIRLGKKARKYFKKSATKPAFDKMVMLLTKAREICISLLESTLHLLLKQIEMPKQSLVCKAFYKKKAIVCKEEQLQELECSIEDLQNGAGDLFRKLVQNKVSLLNILSS from the coding sequence ATGGAATGCTCCATTGAGCTGTTAGATCTCTGTAGCACCATGCAAGAGACCTTCGCCGAGATGATGGTCATCATCCAAGAGCTCCAACTTGCTCTAAGAAAAGGAGATGATGCAGCTGCTCAAGCCAAGATCCAGTCTTTTATTCGCTTGGGGAAAAAGGCCAGgaaatatttcaagaagtctgcCACGAAGCCTGCATTTGACAAGATGGTCATGCTCTTGACCAAGGCAAGAGAGATCTGCATCTCTCTGTTGGAGTCCACACTCCATCTCTTGTTGAAGCAAATTGAAATGCCAAAGCAGTCTCTTGTCTGCAAGGCATTTTACAAGAAGAAGGCAATTGTCTGCAAGGAGGAACAATTGCAGGAGTTAGAGTGCAGTATCGAAGATCTTCAGAATGGAGCAGGAGATCTGTTCAGGAAATTAGTCCAGAACAAAGTTTCTCTTTTAAACATTCTTAGCTCATAG